One window of Nicotiana tomentosiformis chromosome 11, ASM39032v3, whole genome shotgun sequence genomic DNA carries:
- the LOC138901483 gene encoding uncharacterized protein — MGTSYELLVEIAQRIQGVHQRSREQMPRDKQFCYSGGFNSAPSGGRGNIVVVDRIYRSCIVTFCDYETRVDLLLFDMTNFEIILGMDWLSSYHAILDCHAKIVTLAVQELPRLEWKGLSASASSRVISFLKARHMVKKGCLAYLAYVWDTTAETPAIDSVPVFLEFSDLFPSDLLGMPLDHDIYFCIDLAPCTKPISIPP, encoded by the exons atggggacttcttatgagctacttgtggagatagctcagaggattCAGGGTGTtcatcagcggagccgagagcagatgcCGCGGGACAAGCAGTTTTGTTATTCTGGAGGCTTTAATAGTGCTCCGTCTGGAGgaagag GCAAtattgttgttgtggatcggatatatcggtcctgcattgttactttctgtgattatgagactagagtggatcttctGTTGTTCGATATGACCAACTTTGAGATCAtactaggcatggactggttatcttcatatcacgccatccttgattgccatgccaagattgttaccttggcggtgcaagagttgcctagattggagtggaagggtctGTCTgccagtgcatctagtcgggttatctcttttctgaaggctcgacacatggtcaagaagggttgtttggcttatcttgcttatgtttgggatactactgcagagactccggcaattgattcagtgcccgtgttCCTGGAGTTCTCTGAtttgtttccttctgatcttttaggcatgccactagatcatgatatttatttctgtattgatttggctccatgTACcaagcctatctctattccaccgtaa